Proteins from a single region of Manis javanica isolate MJ-LG chromosome 5, MJ_LKY, whole genome shotgun sequence:
- the GDF5 gene encoding growth/differentiation factor 5: MRLLKLTFLLWHLAWLDLEFICTVLGAPDLGQRPQGARPGLAKAEAKERPPLARNIFRPGGHSYGGGTTNAKAKGGTGQTGGLTQPKKDEPKKLPPRSGGPEPKPGHPPQTRQAAMRTVTPKGQLPGGKAPPKAGSVPSPFLLKKAREPGPPQEPKESYRPPPVTPHEYMLSLYRTLSDADGKGGNSSVKSEAGLANTITSFIDKGQDDRGPVVRKQRYVFDISALEKDGLLGAELRILRKKPSETAKPVGPGIGRAAQLKLSSCPSGRQPAALLDVRSVPGLDGSGWEVFDIWKLFRNFKNSAQLCLELEAWERGRAVDLRALGFDRAARQVHEKALFLVFGRTKKRDLFFNEIKARSGQDDKTVYEYLFSQRRKRRAPLATRQGKRPSKNPKARCSRKALHVNFKDMGWDDWIIAPLEYEAFHCEGLCEFPLRSHLEPTNHAVIQTLMNSMDPESTPPTCCVPTRLSPISILFIDSANNVVYKQYEDMVVESCGCR; the protein is encoded by the exons ATGAGACTCCTCAAACTCACTTTCTTGCTTTGGCACCTGGCTTGGCTGGACCTGGAATTCATCTGCACTGTGTTGGGTGCCCCTGACTTGGGCCAGAGACCCCAGGGGGCCAGGCCAGGATTGGCCAAAGCAGAAGCCAAGGAGAGGCCCCCTCTGGCCCGGAACATCTTCAGGCCAGGGGGTCACAGCTATGGTGGGGGGACCACCAATGCCAAGGCAAAGGGGGGCACCGGGCAGACGGGAGGCCTGACACAGCCCAAGAAGGATGAGCCCAAAAAGCTGCCCCCCAGATCGGGTGGCCCTGAACCCAAGCCAGGACACCCTCCCCAGACAAGGCAGGCTGCCATGCGGACTGTGACCCCAAAAGGACAGCTTCCTGGGGGTAAGGCACCCCCAAAGGCAGGATCCGTCCCCAGTCCCTTCTTGCTGAAGAAGGCCAGGGAGCCTGGGCCCCCTCAAGAGCCCAAGGAGTCGTACCGCCCGCCTCCCGTCACGCCCCACGAGTACATGCTCTCGCTGTACAGGACGCTGTCAGATGCTGACGGGAAGGGAGGCAACAGCAGCGTGAAGTCGGAGGCCGGCCTGGCCAACACCATCACCAGCTTTATTGACAAAGGGCAAG ATGATCGAGGTCCTGTGGTCAGAAAGCAGAGGTACGTGTTTGACATTAGTGCCCTGGAGAAGGACGGGCTGCTAGGGGCCGAGCTGCGGATCTTGCGGAAGAAGCCCTCAGAAACCGCCAAGCCAGTGGGCCCTGGCATCGGGCGGGCTGCCCAACTGAAGCTGTCCAGCTGCCCCAGTGGCCGGCAGCCGGCCGCCTTGCTGGATGTACGCTCCGTGCCAGGCCTGGATGGATCTGGCTGGGAGGTGTTCGACATTTGGAAGCTTTTCCGAAATTTTAAGAACTCGGCCCAGCTGTGCCTGGAGCTGGAGGCCTGGGAACGGGGCCGGGCTGTGGACCTCCGTGCCCTGGGCTTTGACCGGGCTGCCCGGCAAGTCCACGAGAAGGCCCTGTTCTTGGTGTTTGGCCGCACCAAGAAACGGGACCTGTTCTTTAATGAGATTAAGGCCCGCTCCGGCCAGGATGATAAGACTGTGTATGAGTACCTGTTCAGCCAGCGGCGAAAACGACGGGCCCCCCTGGCCACGCGCCAGGGCAAGCGACCTAGCAAGAACCCCAAGGCCCGCTGCAGTCGCAAGGCTCTGCATGTCAACTTCAAGGACATGGGCTGGGATGACTGGATCATTGCACCCCTTGAGTACGAAGCCTTCCACTGCGAGGGGCTGTGTGAGTTCCCCTTGCGCTCCCACTTGGAGCCCACGAACCATGCAGTCATCCAGACCCTGATGAACTCTATGGACCCTGAGTCCACACCACCCACCTGCTGTGTGCCCACACGGCTGAGTCCCATCAGCATCCTCTTCATTGACTCTGCCAACAACGTGGTCTATAAACAGTATGAGGACATGGTGGTGGAGTCTTGTGGCTGCAGGTAG